In Streptomyces capitiformicae, one genomic interval encodes:
- a CDS encoding serine/threonine-protein kinase: MTARIGEGGMGTVYLSHTRGGQPVALKVIRREYGQDPDFRRRFEQEVQAARRVQGYHIVPVVDHDTTGELPWLASAFIAGIPLHDALVAFGPLPLPAVFQLVGCAARALTSIHSAGVIHRDLKPSNILLGSQGPYVIDFGIARAADATQLTQSGGLIGTPQYMSPEHALGETVTPATDVFSLGLIAAVAATGRHPYGDGGAITIAAQIANTAQRPPKLDGYDDTLRPLLERCLTADPAERIGTEELAALCQESAGRGLSDFTGWLPAPLTAEITRREQSAQTPPQPTAPQMPTAPPPTTPPAQPTAPPQDPATGTTQGVPQAAPPTGFGPAPQGPAAAGYGYPPPAPHTYNLTPQAPAPAPAAPKKSRRGLKVALIALVLVLVAGSGAAAAVWVLNKKNKDSNSTDTAGDGKASSTPSPTPTESEPESDSGSGSGSGGQGGGGEGTDPSESPTVPENATYTPLFENKSFTLRTPTGSDYVYVDLDKPEVDIKAEMLDNVRDMYLDNSHWYFENTVGKSGGATPQECAEGTGTDALPETLDSKYFGAETEIDKGDRLCTFTKSGNLAMYEITALTPGEYSWEVPTVEGKLTIWKVTE, from the coding sequence CTGACCGCCCGTATCGGCGAAGGCGGCATGGGCACGGTCTACCTGTCCCACACCCGCGGCGGCCAGCCGGTCGCACTGAAGGTCATCCGCCGCGAGTACGGCCAGGACCCGGACTTCCGCCGCCGCTTCGAGCAGGAGGTCCAGGCGGCCCGCCGCGTGCAGGGCTACCACATCGTCCCGGTCGTCGACCACGACACCACCGGCGAACTCCCCTGGCTGGCCTCGGCGTTCATCGCCGGCATCCCCCTGCACGACGCCCTCGTCGCCTTCGGCCCGCTCCCTCTGCCCGCCGTCTTCCAGCTGGTCGGCTGCGCGGCCCGCGCCCTGACGTCGATCCACTCGGCCGGCGTCATCCACCGCGACCTCAAGCCCAGCAACATCCTGCTGGGCTCCCAGGGCCCGTACGTCATCGACTTCGGCATCGCCCGCGCCGCCGACGCCACCCAACTCACCCAGTCCGGCGGCCTGATCGGCACCCCGCAGTACATGTCGCCTGAGCACGCCCTCGGTGAGACGGTCACCCCGGCGACCGACGTCTTCTCGCTCGGCCTGATCGCGGCGGTCGCCGCCACCGGACGCCACCCGTACGGCGACGGCGGCGCCATCACGATCGCCGCGCAGATCGCCAACACCGCCCAGCGCCCGCCGAAACTGGACGGCTACGACGACACGTTGCGCCCCCTGCTGGAGCGTTGTCTGACCGCCGATCCGGCGGAGCGCATCGGCACGGAGGAACTGGCCGCGCTCTGCCAGGAGTCGGCGGGCCGAGGCCTCAGCGACTTCACAGGCTGGCTCCCGGCCCCGCTCACCGCCGAGATCACCCGCCGCGAGCAGTCCGCCCAGACCCCGCCCCAGCCGACGGCACCCCAGATGCCGACCGCGCCGCCCCCCACCACTCCCCCGGCGCAGCCCACCGCGCCCCCGCAGGACCCGGCGACGGGCACCACCCAGGGCGTACCCCAGGCGGCCCCGCCGACCGGTTTCGGCCCGGCCCCCCAGGGCCCGGCAGCCGCGGGCTACGGCTACCCGCCGCCCGCACCCCACACGTACAACCTCACCCCCCAGGCCCCTGCCCCGGCCCCGGCGGCCCCCAAGAAGAGCCGCCGCGGCCTCAAGGTGGCCCTCATCGCCCTCGTCCTCGTCCTCGTGGCCGGCTCGGGCGCGGCGGCCGCGGTATGGGTGCTGAACAAGAAGAACAAGGACAGCAACAGCACCGACACCGCGGGCGACGGCAAAGCGTCCTCGACACCGAGCCCGACCCCCACCGAGTCCGAGCCGGAGTCCGACTCCGGCTCCGGCTCCGGCTCCGGCGGGCAGGGCGGCGGGGGCGAGGGGACAGACCCGAGCGAATCCCCCACCGTGCCCGAGAACGCGACGTACACGCCGCTCTTCGAGAACAAGTCCTTCACCCTCCGCACCCCCACCGGCTCGGACTACGTCTACGTCGACCTCGACAAACCGGAGGTCGACATCAAGGCCGAAATGCTCGACAACGTGCGGGACATGTACCTCGACAACAGCCACTGGTACTTCGAGAACACGGTGGGCAAGAGCGGGGGCGCCACCCCCCAGGAGTGCGCCGAGGGCACGGGGACGGACGCCCTGCCCGAGACCCTGGACTCCAAGTACTTCGGCGCGGAGACGGAGATCGACAAGGGCGACAGGCTCTGCACGTTCACCAAGTCCGGAAACCTCGCGATGTACGAGATCACCGCGCTGACCCCGGGCGAGTACAGCTGGGAAGTACCCACCGTCGAGGGCAAGTTGACCATCTGGAAGGTCACCGAGTAA